The window GTGCCCCTTAGAGTGCCCCTTGTGCCTTCCCTCCGGGGAGCGGCGGGAGGAGCCAGGCTGGTGCCCATGCCGAGGGAGGGCGGGGCGCGTCCGCCGCGAAGCGATTGGCTCGAGGCCTTCGCCGCTCCCCCAGGTCCGACCAATGGGCGCAGAGGAGCACTGCGCACGCGCCGTCTCTCCGCCCAGCGCTTGAACTTTTCCTCTAGTTCCTGGGAAGTTCCTGcatcctcctgctgctgctgctgctgctgctgctaccttCGCCGGCTCCGCCTCCCAACCCGACGCCCGCTTCCGGTTCCCACCCACCCGGACCTGGGGTGCCCAGCGCGCTCCTCTGTCCGCGGGGCGGCTGAAGGCAGCGGAGTCTGGGAACGCGGCAGACCAGACGTGACGTAAAGGGAAGCGTCCGCGGACGGCTAAAGCCTTCTGGGAAATGTAGTTTAGCGGTCGGGGCGCTGATGAGAATCATTCCTGGATCCTTCAGCTTTCTTCCCAGACTCGGTTTCTTGGTGGAGGGAGCCATCTCCTGCCCACGGATCCCGGCCGGGATAAGCGGCAGGCTTGGGGACATCACCTCCAGCCCCAACTCTCTCCCTGCGACTCTAGCCCTCCTACCGGCAGATCCCCGTCTCCTCCGCTGCATCCTCCTCCAGACCTGCTCTGGGACCTTAGTGGGAGCCCCACGTGGCTCTGTCCGGAACTTCTGCTCTCCCGCCCGGCTTCACTGGGGGACGTCGTGGCTTCCCGGGGATTTCGTGGCCTTTCCATCTCCAACCGCCTTCCAGACACCTCTGGGGTCCCACGGGAAACTGAGCAGGTGAAAGCCAGAGCTGCTCTTTCCCCTAAAGCAGCCCCTCATTTTCCTGTCACTACAAGTACCATGGTTTAGGCCACTCTGCATTGTTGTGAGATTGGCGAAGACCAGGATTCAAGCCCTGCCCTCGCGGTGTTTCGGGATCGCTTTGACCGTGATGGAACATCCCCTCTTCCCAGCCCCAGAGGCTCCCACTCTAGAAGTCACCCCGAACTCCTCACCCTCACCCCCAGACCCGATGTGGGCTGATGACTTCCCCTTGCAGCATCTCCTCAGGGTGCCCCCTTCTCCGCCGCTTCATCCAGCCTGGTAGGGAACCCTCATTACTGCACACCTGGATCGCTGCAATAGCTGATGGAGGAGCCtgcctgcctcagtctctctccATCCCAAACCATCCTCCAGCCATCCactaaagtgatcttcctaaattacaggtctgatcatgtcccCACGTCCCTCACAATAAACTCCAGAGATAATGGAGATGGTGCCTCCAGAGTCAGATAGAACAAAGCCCTTTGTAACCTAGCCAACTCCTATCACTGTGTCTTATGACATAAAGTTTTTCATTAATAAGTTGTGTGTTCTATTGTCTTCCTACGTTAAATGTATTCATGAAATTTCTTTTCATCAGTTCTCCAATTTTGAATTCTCCAGGAAGACCTTTCACACTCATTAGGTTTCCCTCCACTAGGAACTTCCTGTTGCTAAGGTCTGAGATCTCTACAAAAGCATTCTCATATTGGAGATGTTCTTGAGgcttttctccagtgtgaatttTCTGATAGCCAGGAAGATATCATCTCAGCTGGGAGGCCCTCCCCCATACCATGGGGGTTTCTCCTGTGCAATTTCTTTGATGTGGAGTTGGGTCCCCCCATGAAAGGCCTCCCCACATCCgcaattcatcatttttctttgaatcctgTAACACACAGAGTTGTGAACTTTAATGCAGTGACTTCCCACGGTCATTATATACATAAGGTTTCTCTCTACAATGAAGTCTCTTATGTTTGGGTAAGTTGGCTTTTCAGGCTGAAGGAACTCCCACAGTCTTTACAGTGggaatattttcaaaattgtctAATCTGCAAGAAAAAACCTACTGAAGCAGAActctgagccaatggcactttGTTAAAGGACCGTAGGCCCCTCCAATGAAGTGGACCTCAGAtctatatacaaaacatatatattaagTCAACAAGAtcataatcaaaatatttttcagtctgTGTTCTGTTCTGAGCCTTAGGTTATCTGGgcatttttctagatttttattgCCAACACTTTCgttattttattttaggtttttattctttacaaagctctaattttttctcttgaaaattaTGTCTTCATCACCTATCATGGATTTAATTCTCATCTCCATCAAAAGCACCCTAATCTTTCCTTCGAATTCTAATCCCACATCACTTATTGCCAATCGGAAAGCCagtaggcatctcaaattcaacctATTTGATGATtgtcttccccctttccctattACAAtaatcccttccacatcacagggATTGGGGTGCTATGCCCTGATGATCCAGAAAATCCCCATAAAAATTTTTGGCTCTcccttcagaaaaatctgaataatagtattaaaatatatcaatGCTACAGAATACTATACATCTATTTTAAGCCTTTCTGATTTTCTAAACGTATTCTGTGTTGTCTGCCAGCCTTTGTGTGTACTTCTgtagcttctgcaaaactcccccactttagtttcttatttaatttcttatgctgacccatgAGCTATCAAAGCTCAGTGGACAAAGTCAAGATGGCAGGGATAGCTGGACTATCAAGgatccttccagtcacccagcTCTGCAGCCTTGGAGCCCTCCCTAACTCGACTTTTCCATCTCACAAACCCATTCGGACACCCCCTTTTCTCTATTTACACCTCTCCTGTCCACCTGCTTCCTTCCACTCTCCGGACACCCACAGCCCGGTCTAATGATTTCCTCTGCCTTGAGCGTCCCCATAATCCCCTCTTGGAAAAGATACACACAGGGTGTTCTGAGAAGGGGTTCTGACAATGCCACATGCACACTCTGGCTTTTTTGGGGCACCTGGAATGTAGAACTTCACACGCGCTCTCTCCCGGTTTCACAACACTTCCTATCTTTAACGGACCTTTGAGCCAAATTGGTCTCTCTGGTCTCCCCAGCAGCATTGCTTCTATCTCCACGCCTATGCCCTCCGTGTTCCCCTACCCACAGCATCTTAGAAGCCCTGGCTTCTTCCAAGCTCCAATTTCTCCCATCCTATAATTGccgtattttgtatatatttcgaacacacacatatgtgcttACACCCACACATTTCCCCTGACAGATGCTTGTCTCTTCAGGGCACCTTTCCCATGGTTCCCAGCTGCAGATTCTTTCCCTGGCTGTCCACGCCAGGAAGGTTCTTTTGTGCAGAGAGCCTTAGGCACTTCCCTCAGCTTCTTTCTTTGGGAATGGGAGCCCTTAGCCCGAATTTCCTCCTGGAGAACTGGgacttttacctttctctttctGCCCAGTGGGCATCAGCAGGTGGTAATAAATGCTCACAACTCTGAATTGATAGGCACGTGGTAATTAGGAAGCAAAGGCTTGGAAAGAGTGGACCTCTCCATCATGCAAGTGCCCCACAAAGGTTACCTTGGCAGTGTAGGAAGGAAACCGGGGTTCATGGCTTCTGGTTTCCCTTCAGAGTGGAAGGATGGTTGGTACTGCCTGAAAGAGAAAGGATACAGAGTTTTCTGGATCAAGGGTGGACCCAGTGTGAGAAGTCTGCGCTAGACGGAGGATGATGATCACTGTGAGACAGTATCCCCCCAAGACTCTCTCCCTGGAGGGATGTAGCCCTTTTTCACATTCTGCTTCTCTTCTCTTGCACCCCTGAAGGACTCCAGTATTTACAACATCTATTGCCCAAAGATGGGTTAATGTCGGGCTGGAGGGCCACAGGAAACCTAAATCACTTTTGCCTTTGTCACAAACAGGAGCCATAGCCCTGCCTGACTATAGATTCAAAAGATCTTTCAGAAATGCTGGGGGCAGCTGCTTCCTCTGACTAGGTCTCATAAAAAGGTGATAAGGAAATTATGTAAGGAAATTATATGAAGATTCTAGAAGCAAGACCCACTTCTTCAGAGATACAAATGGGCATTTGTATGCTGCCCAAGTTAGCAACAAGCAcctgaaaaaaatgtcaaattatccagtaatcaaagaaatgcaaattaaatctcAGAAATAAAACTTTACTTCTATTAAACTGCTATGTAGCAAGTGTGCTGAgacttacaaaacactttaaaagatTTGGTGTTGAAAGGAAGCTCAAACCATTTATTCTAACCCACATCTGAATTAAAATACTCCCTACAACATATCTGACAAGTCGTGATGCAGCTTTTGCTAGGAACTCCTGTGAACTCTAAAATTTCAGCTCACATCAGATTTGAAAAAATGCCAAAAGACAAAAATTGCAAatgtcaaaaaaacaaacaacaacaacaacaaaaaaatctctaTAAAAATCCATTCATGGAGCTGTGAAATGTTCCAACTATTCTCAAAAACAATTTGGAAGGTATACTAAAAAAGTCACTGAACTCTATATAACCTTTTACACCAAAGAGGTCATGGGTAGAGGAAAAGTTATCATGTATACAAGAAATTCATGATGCTTTTGTGGTATCTAAGAACTAGAAACATATTCATTGATTAGGAAATACAGCTATTTAAATTATGGTATGtaagtgtaatggaatattatattataagaatactaaatgtgaaaaattcagagaaaaatagacTAGGAAAAGCTATGAGGCAGCATCACGTCAGTCCCAATGAAAACATCTCCTAAGGAGGCAGCAGTGGaaacaaaaaagatatgaaaagtcATACGAGATAAAATTGACAACTCAGGGAAACTctgtgtgagtatgtatgtgtgtgtgtgtgtgtgtgtgagtgattGTGTgcgaagaaaaaaaaaggaggggggaagagaatgaaaaggacGTTGGAGATTGGAAAGCATGGGAGATTGGAAGGATAACCCTGAAGGGAGTAGACAGAACAAAATGGGGGCAGTATTGGATTTAAAAGATTACCTGAGTTAATTCAAGCCTTGCCATTCCCTCCATCTTGACCACTGAGATCACAGAGGGGTGCACCCAACAGCTCCGGCTGCCACCACTAAGGAGTAAGCTCACACTACCAAAGATAGCCCAGATCACCTTTCTCCCAGTATTAGAGGTgccatttccctcccttctttcattaGCATGAAGAACACACATTTCCTCCCCACAAAGTGACTCCACAGCCAAGCCTTGCCTATGGCCAGTCCAGACTTCAGGGATCAGACCCTCACTCCCTCTTCCAGGTCACTGCATTGGCCTTTTAGAACCTTGGTTCGCCTCTTGTTTAACCCAAACATGTTTCTCCCTGCTAAGGAGGCTCCCCAGGGAGTGGGCTCCTTTGTGCTGGACTACTGAATCTAAGGttacaatattttctctattcctttagATAAATGCTGCTGAGccagaaaacaagagaaaataagCAGGTATCCTCCCATTGGGAAACAAGGCGTGGAGTGTGGTGCCAGTGACAGATGGGAATAGTTTCCAGACATCAGTCCAGCCTGCTACCTTCCCTTGCTTCAGTTCCACAGCCATCCCCTGGTTAGGGGCATCTCCAGCGCATCATTTCCAAAAATGAACGGTCGTTCCTTCTGCCAAACCCCAGCCTCTTCCAAAATCTCTTTGTGCCAAGGGTATTGGTCCAATCTCCCAGGCCGGTCTTGTTCAAAGCGTCAGGATTTTCCTTAGTCTCCGGCTATCCCCCAAGCAACGAGTTGCCAAATAAGGTTAATTCTGCCTTTGTTTCAGATGGTGTCTTTCCTTGCACTCGAATAGCCATCTCCTTAGCTGGGTCATTCATCAGCTGTCTTCTAGACTACTGCCACCATTCTGAACCACACCACTTTCCTGTTGAACAAGCTCCAAAGgatccctattgcctctagaaccAAACACAGGCTCCACAATTCACAACTTGTCCTCCTCTCTGCCTTTCCTGCCATGTTATACAGTATCCCACTTCACCCATTTTGTCCAGCCCACCTGGCCTTGCTGTCCCTACTACAAGACACTCCATCCTGCCCCTCTGCCTTTGCAATGGCTGAACCCTAAAACCTAAAATGTGGTCTTTCCTCTGCTCAGCTCTCAAAATCCTTTCTGAAAGTCAAAGTTCTTAGTACCGCTTTATTCATGAACAACTCCTCATatccacccctccccccaaaggaGCTGCTAATCCCTGGACACTGTTCTGTATTTACATTGTACAGATTTTCTATAGTGTTTCCCCCAGTAGACTGTAAGTTCCTAGAGGCCAGGGATTTATCAATTTAATCTTTGTGTCCCTgagtctagcacagtgcctggcatacagtaggggCTCAATAGATACCTGTTACAAAGTAAATGCATTTACCATAAAAGGAATGTGAGTACCAAGTAACTAAAAAACTAGGAAACAAATGAAAAGCATTCTAGGGATCTTTCCTggccaatttgtttttttttggtcaatcTAGCACAGTTGAATGAGACTGTTAACAGGAAGAATACAGGGGAAAGAAAAGGTGGGCCAAAGGCAGAACCCCAGGGATTGTTCAATTtaaggaatagagaaaagaacaaagtcaGAGAATAGACATAAAAGACTCAGCAGAATGTTTCCAAAGTTGAAGTAAAAGTACAAGGCAGTGAAAACAGGTGAATAATtcatagagggaaaagagggaataaGAATTGATCAAAGGCTATTATGTTGGGCAGGGGATTACTGATGACTACTTCAGTGGCTTAGAAACAAGAGGGAAGTGGGTCAAATAAGCGCTGATGACATCTGACTGTGTGTGTAAGCAGCTTGGAAGGAACCACTGGAAGATGGATTGAAGGAGTATAAGAGATGACTCTAGAATGTGGTCCAGGGTGTTGTGTGGAAGCAGGGAATTTTGTATTTGTGATGAATCCTCTATGaccagaaggagaaaataaagagtgACTCTGAGGATATTTGAGGAGTAAAGTGAAAGAGCCCAATTGAGGTTGGCCCAATTTACCATGGTTAATGTAattataatgggatattattgtatAGTGTAGATTAATTATGAGGCAGTCAGGGAAATATTGGAAGATTAGTATGAATTTATACAGAGCAAAAGAagcaagatgaaaataattctataaTACAAGGATGAaaacaatggaaatgaaaagatcCTGAAAAAAAGGTGTACTCTGAGAAATGAAAAAGCCAATGAAGATCCAGAAGAGATCACAAAACAGAACTTCTCTCCTGCAGCTCAAAGCTCATGAGCTATCTCAGAATAGCTTGTACACTGTTGTATACAGTCCCTATttgtataattgtttttcttttgttcacaaAGACAGGTTCGATccagaaggaaagaggaggaaattacaatgatgtaaaaataaaaacgatccagaaatatatttttaaaatgagaatggggaaaaaagactaaaaaaaaaaaaaaagataaccacAACTTTCTCAGTGAAATCTAGTATgggaacagagaaaaagaggtaGTTGGGaacttgagagagaaaaaactttATAACAGctactaaaaaaattagaaatttgttttatctataatttttccTACTAGATTGAATTTTGTAAATATCAAGGTATAGTCTAGATAAAACCTTTCTCACATTATCTTTAAAAAGCTTTACCAATCAAAGGCTATACTGCAGTATGAATTACCTGAAAGCAAATTTCTATTCTCTggccttttcacttttttttttttttttttttttttttttaacatctaagATTTCTCTCTAATGTGAACTGTCTGGTGTATGTTAAGTTCTATTCTCTGGCAGAAGGCCTTCCCACACTGTTTACATTCATAGGATTTCCTTCCAtcatgaattctctgatgtcgaGAAAGTTGTGAACTATCACGGAAGGCCTTCCCAcagtcattacattcatatggtttctccccagtatgaattctctgatgtagaGTCAGTTGTGAACTCTGGCTGAAAGCCTTGCCACATTCAaaacattcataaggtttctctccagtgtgagtCCTCTGGTGCAGAGTAAGCTGGGAGCTTCTGCTAAAAGATTTTCCACATTCAaaacattcataaggtttctctccagtatgaattctctggtgttGCGTAAGTATTGTGAACCGACTAAAGGCCTTGCCACATTCAAAACATtcatatggtttctctccagtatgaattctctgatgtcgaATAAGCTGTGAGCTCTCATGGAAGGCCTTCCCACACtctttacattcataaggtttgtCTCCATTATGAATTGCTTTATGCCGACTAAGTCCTGTACTCCAGCTAAAGGACTTACCACATTCGTTACATTCATAGGGCTTTTCtcctgtgtgaattctctggtgttGAGTAAGAATTGTAAAGCGActaaaggcctttccacattcattacattcataaggcttctctccggTATGGATTCTGTGATGCAGAGTAAGTTGTGAGCTCTGGCTGAAAGCTTTCCCAcaatcattacatttataaggcctctctccagtatggattctctggtGTTCAGTAAGTATTGTGAAACAACTgaaagccttcccacattcattacattcataaggtttcacTCCAGTGTGAACACTCTGATGCAGAGTAAGTTGTGAACTCtgactgaaggctttcccacactctttgcattcataaggcttctccccagtgtgaattctctggtgtAGAGTGAGCTGTGAGCTCtggctgaaggctttcccacactctttgcattcataaggcttctctccagtatgaattctctgatgtactGTAAGTTGTGACTTCTggctaaaagcctttccacattcattgcattcataaggtttttctccagtgtgaatcCTCTGGTGTCGAGTAAGTTGTGAGCTCCCATGGTAGGCCTTCCCACACTCAaaacattcataaggtttttctccagtgtgaattctctgatgtcgaGTAAGGTCTATGATCTGGgtgaaggccttcccacattcctTGCactcataaggtttttctccagtatggatCCTTTGATGTCGAGTTAGATCTGTGACTCTGGTaaaagccttcccacattcattacattcataaggtctCTCTCCACTATGAGTTGTCTGATGTTGAATAAGTCCTGTGGTCCGtctgaaggccttcccacatatcttacattcataaggtttttctccagtatgaattcgcATATGTTCGATAAGTTGTGAGCGCTGACGAAAGGGCTTCCCACATTCGTTACATTTACggggcttctctccagtgtgaattctgtGATGGGAAGTAATAAATGAACTGTGGTTAAAAAGCTTTCCCGTTCATGACATTGGTAAGATTTCTCTCAAATATGTATCTTATGATAACCAATAGGACCTAAATTACTGCTGAAACACTTCACATTTATTCTAACTTAGACAATAACTTCAATGAGTATTTTAATTTTAGGCTCTTTTGTCTGGGTATCACACATGTCTTTCCTATAGAGACTCTCCCTTGTGGAAAAAGGACTGATAGAAGCTTCTATCACATCTATTACTTTCATAGCCTCTTACTTTAATAGtacttttctataagatggtTTTTACTGACCTCGAatgtttttccatatttctttgatttctctttaaCTGGGCATCACATTCTGTGGTGTCTCCCAACTTGAAGACACAAGGAAGGTCCTTTGTGAGGGTTTTCCAGGATGATCCCTCCACAAAAAGGGCAATCTTTGGAGCTGGCTCCTTGGTTTTGGATACCACCTCCAGGtctgaaagaataaaatgtgTCAATTATATCAGAGACATAACATATTTGCACAGTCATTTGGAATTCTCCCAAAGCTTTCAAACTCATAGTCCTTTGCCAAATGGTGAAATTTAGAAAGATCTgttgacttgccaaagatcacaatGGCAATGCCAATGTCAAGGCTGAGCAAGGGAACTGTAATTCGAACTATAAGCTCCATGCATTTCTTACTAGAGTTTATGCCTCTCTCCACAAAGCAGTGTATTCTTTGCTCCTATGAAATGCAGAGCTGGGATCAAAGAGTGGAAACTACAGGGGAGCCCCTTGCAACTTGGTCCAAGAATTTGAATTCCAACAATAAGTCCTGTTCATTCTTAAAgctggaaggagagaaggagaaagggatggagggaaggagaaaaagaaggagggaagaagggagagagaaaaaggaaggacaggaagaaagaaggaaggaaaggaggaaagaaaagggaattaggTAGGCCAGTTATTCAGCTGAGTCCCCAGTGGGGTAGATCTACTTATAAAGGTGGCTATTTATCCTTCACTCCCCCAAGAGGGCCATCTGGGAGAAGATGCTCTCATCATTCTTTACCAATAAGGGCCCAAACCATGACCAAGTAGAGCTTGTCAGTTCAGGACAGATGAAGGATGCTCAAATAGGAAATTCTGGAGAAAGTTCAATTccaataaggaggaaaaaatcctGAGCCTTCTCTCAGGTAGAAGGAGACAAGCACCCAGACAATGCCTTCTTTCAGAGCAGGCCCTGCAACCAAAGGCTTTTGCCCAACACAGTTACATCCTTCCCTGGCCTATTCCCGATCAGGATGACACAAGGTGGGAGAATCAGCTGTCCCTAGCCCAGTGCCCCTGTCAATGGCTCCCACAGGAACATGGGCAATTCCTgacatttctccctttctcttaacTGTCAAAATGGTCTCTGGTCTTCAAGCTGTTCCCCAACAGGTCTGCAGTCTCCCCAAGATGGATCATCAAATCTCATCAAGCCCTTGCCCTGTGTCCAAGGCCTGGGCACAAATCGCAGACAGCATCAGTACTGCGGGACAGTGATAGAAATCTCTTTCCAAGGTGACCCCCAAGCCCTAAGGACTACCCTGGGCCTCCAATAGCTTCAGAATATATCCTATGGTCCTGTCTTCTGGCCCACAGCATGAGGGTCACAAAGGAAATGTTTTGTGAATGCCCAGGTAATGGGGATGGGTACTCTCCTGCCCAGCAAGGGCCAAGGGAGCAAACTTTAGTCACTTCCACAGACTTGGCCCTTCTGGAAGCCTCTGGTTCCTTCCTTAAACAAGGTCACATCTCCCAATACTTTGGGAAACCATCTCCACTAGACTCCAGCATCCCTCACACTCCTCtcccatctctccttcccttgAAGGTTAGGGTTTGACATGTGATCTTGGAGATAAGGAATGGAAGATGGATGGACCATGAACTGTAGCAGGGAGAGGGGGCAGGCAGAGCCCTCCAGCCCACTCAGCACCGACTGTGGGAGTCGAGGTGTGAGGTGAACAGATGACAAATGCTGAAAAGGCAGAAGCAACAAGATGGGGTAACAAGAAGATCAATCAGTGGAAGTGGTACCCGatatataaaagcaaattatCTAGTATTCTGGATTAGATCAGCAGAATATCCCATCTTGTGGAGAAGGGCTGGCTGCTGAGGAATCTGGACAGCAGGAGGAAGAAACCAGAACTGACCAACATTTCTTCGAGTGAGAGCCAAAAGGAACCGCCAAGATGCAGGTGAACAAAACACTGTCCCATCACAGACGCATTAGAAGAACTTGGAAAAAATCATGTATTTAGATCTAAAAAGTTCAT of the Sarcophilus harrisii chromosome 1, mSarHar1.11, whole genome shotgun sequence genome contains:
- the LOC111719287 gene encoding zinc finger protein 420-like isoform X1, which encodes MAPEPEGSVTFQDVAVTFTAEEWGRLAAPQRELYREVMLETFGHLASLGLAVSKPAVICQLERGEAPWKSGRDVPWRPCADLEVVSKTKEPAPKIALFVEGSSWKTLTKDLPCVFKLGDTTECDAQLKRNQRNMEKHSRIHTGEKPRKCNECGKPFRQRSQLIEHMRIHTGEKPYECKICGKAFRRTTGLIQHQTTHSGERPYECNECGKAFTRVTDLTRHQRIHTGEKPYECKECGKAFTQIIDLTRHQRIHTGEKPYECFECGKAYHGSSQLTRHQRIHTGEKPYECNECGKAFSQKSQLTVHQRIHTGEKPYECKECGKAFSQSSQLTLHQRIHTGEKPYECKECGKAFSQSSQLTLHQSVHTGVKPYECNECGKAFSCFTILTEHQRIHTGERPYKCNDCGKAFSQSSQLTLHHRIHTGEKPYECNECGKAFSRFTILTQHQRIHTGEKPYECNECGKSFSWSTGLSRHKAIHNGDKPYECKECGKAFHESSQLIRHQRIHTGEKPYECFECGKAFSRFTILTQHQRIHTGEKPYECFECGKSFSRSSQLTLHQRTHTGEKPYECFECGKAFSQSSQLTLHQRIHTGEKPYECNDCGKAFRDSSQLSRHQRIHDGRKSYECKQCGKAFCQRIELNIHQTVHIREKS
- the LOC111719287 gene encoding zinc finger protein 883-like isoform X2, whose product is MGAPGRAPEGAVPGGLAVSKPAVICQLERGEAPWKSGRDVPWRPCADLEVVSKTKEPAPKIALFVEGSSWKTLTKDLPCVFKLGDTTECDAQLKRNQRNMEKHSRIHTGEKPRKCNECGKPFRQRSQLIEHMRIHTGEKPYECKICGKAFRRTTGLIQHQTTHSGERPYECNECGKAFTRVTDLTRHQRIHTGEKPYECKECGKAFTQIIDLTRHQRIHTGEKPYECFECGKAYHGSSQLTRHQRIHTGEKPYECNECGKAFSQKSQLTVHQRIHTGEKPYECKECGKAFSQSSQLTLHQRIHTGEKPYECKECGKAFSQSSQLTLHQSVHTGVKPYECNECGKAFSCFTILTEHQRIHTGERPYKCNDCGKAFSQSSQLTLHHRIHTGEKPYECNECGKAFSRFTILTQHQRIHTGEKPYECNECGKSFSWSTGLSRHKAIHNGDKPYECKECGKAFHESSQLIRHQRIHTGEKPYECFECGKAFSRFTILTQHQRIHTGEKPYECFECGKSFSRSSQLTLHQRTHTGEKPYECFECGKAFSQSSQLTLHQRIHTGEKPYECNDCGKAFRDSSQLSRHQRIHDGRKSYECKQCGKAFCQRIELNIHQTVHIREKS